The DNA region TCTTGCCACTATCAGGCTGGCCATGCAATCAGGGACGCTGGTGCCGGCTGCCAGGAAGGTGATGCCCATGATGACATCAGGGATGCCGAGTGTGAAGCCTATCACTGTTACCTGAcgcacagacaaagagagacagagacagaccttTACTGCTTGTATTTTGGCAGTTGTCTTTGTGTTAGAGAGACAGGAGAAAGATGAGGCAGCTTGAGATGGGCTTGGAACAGAAAATGCTGTTTGGTGGAGAAATGGGTTAAACACGAAGCGCTTTACAAGTTGCCTctcattcatccatccacataAATCGATGGTGGCGCAGCCGCCATGCAAGGCGCTGGCCTCCTCATCAGGAGCAACCTGGGGTTCAGAGCTCAACCTCTACTGctctacctcctgagccacagccgcagTCACTACTTCACTCTCAACACTACACTTCCGTCGGTCCAcagcaatacacctgccatgTGCGAAGTTGGTTGGATGAATGCTTTTTGAATTTTAGATGTGCAGGGTTTCGCCTACCATTATAAGGTTTTAGGTTTGTTAGTAAGTTTGGTCTTTAACCTTTTTTAATTGGTATTTATTACCTGTTGGAGCTTTTCCAAAACATTTGGATGCAGATATGGTAATAATGATGCTCCCAAATGTAaaatagcttcttttttttaaattgaaaataataACATGTTCTGACGAAGGACCCTTTAACCCCCTGATAAATACGTAcccctaagtcttccacaaacctaggcTAAACACTGGACATGTATTTGAATCTTGGATCAGCAGCATTCAGTTGCTTTATTTCAGCTACTTATTTtaggactgattggtgggattgctgtggtgTACACACGGCAATACACCGGTAAGaacaaattatgtttaaccatgtatatccagctaatttaaaaagctcacattactgtattgagttaacagttaacttcatttaatattgtatgtggcgttatCATTTgctgggtgcaaatgttccaccaaaacaagttccttcccgagattATTTTGAGAGCCCCCGTCACTGCGTCTGGAatttagcgccacccaagatgattgtgattggttcaaagaaaggcattttttttttctgttctatcAAGGAATGTATCTGTGCAAGGGCCAGACCTCATTCTGCAGCGCTGTGGGGTtatgtctggcaatgcgaggcaAAATGTACTACTACATTGTccttttttcatgttttcactAATGCTCcagtttggttttctttttctttccattccaGCCAATCttctattaatttaatatttttttatatggcTAACGGATActttgttaatttcacaggtTAATTGATACACACAACATTaaagatttaaaacaaatgtaaatgtataaaaTCACACAGGCTTTGGCAGAACACAATATCACTAAGAATGTATGTTTTTATCCCCATCTCTGCCAGTTTGCCTTCCCATCATTTCTTCCCAGTCGCTCACCATCCAGACCATGATGTAGGAGAAGGCGGCAATCCACAGGGTGGAGCAGAAGAAGGATAGCATGAAGTAGTTTTCCCAGCGAGGCTTGGCGCAGTTGGGGACGGTGAAGTAGAGCAGCAGACACAGAGGCCAGGCCACCAGCCACTTCAGCTTGTTAAACACACCCGCTGCAAACACACAAGATAGGAGACACAGTGTCATGGCTCAGATACATGGAGGCAGGGGAAAAAGACAGATTATTATGCCCTTTTATACTATGTTACGTCATAATCCACCTCTTGATTTCTATTGGCTGATTTGTCATGACGTTTTCCCCAACAAGTTGTGTTATGTCCGCGTCTTCAAATGTCTACAAATGAACTGTCAACTTGATTTTGACGCTGTTTGACACCTGAACAAAGACAAAGCTGGTCCAAAGAGAAGAGCGCAAAGGTCTCATCTTTACATTCAGTCGGGCGGCTAAGTGTTTAGCGTTTTTAGTTTTCAAATGCAAAACCAAGCTCTGCAATCCCTAGACGTAACGAGAGTAATTAAGATTTCCCCAGGGTTGTGGTTGTGCCGTGACACTAAGTTAAACTGATGTCCACCCATAAGAACAGTGTGCAGTCCtattctgtttaaaaaaaaaaaatgatgtcctTATAGCTTTGAAATGTAGAGACGTTTGTGCTTCATTGTTAGTATCGGTAATAAAGGATGTATGTTTTTGCAAAGTGAGACACAGGTGAACATCATATGGTTAAATGCAGCACTTTCATAAAGGCAAGAATGCAGTAGTATGTTAActagttaatttaaaaaaggataAATCTAATTAACTACTTAACTTGCTAAAGTGTTTCTACTCCCTCTGCCTGCAGCATTCCCCCCGCCCAACtcctgcctctgtccctctccttctTTTCCTGGAAACCGCACTGGATCAGCTCTGCTCTCTGGACTGTGACGGTGCCTGGCTTCCCTCTGCCATTTCCACTCTCAGCCTTGGACACCGACTGCCAGCCTCAACCTTTCCCCTGGTACCTCCTCGCCTAGCCCCTGCTCTCCTCTGGCCACAAACACTCTGTTGCCAATTCtcaacaagtaacatcagtTTGATCCCTTGTTCCAAAACTAGCCTCCGCCTCTGTGTTCTGCACTTGGGTTCTCTAAACTACCTCCCGTGACatatagtgcgttccatttgtactcagaAGTTTGATTTTCCGATGTCAAAGTTAGAAACACGGCCACTGACCTCGGCCACTGATGGATTGTTCCATCACGAGCACACagtgacaaacacaaatcaacagagaactctgtaatgaaacatgatctagaaagcacagctgaaacaatttgtcataaactaagtaacactaacaatagtgttagccacgatgctaacggcattaataactaagccaaacggtgccgtcactactattttagtgatttaaaagcaatctgtttcttgcagattgttacgttactgagaatacagctattagaaggtaatatatgatgtcgaagctaactctgacagctgtagggcagctaacataaACTTCAGCtatctccatgaagctcccagctaagctctATAACTCGCGACGCAGTTCGGAAACAAGGACGAGCTAACTATtgataacataagcattttggctTGGTGGATGTCAATTTTTAAGTcgtgttaaaactatttcctgtCCTTCCGATAtccaccctctgtctgaaacgctccattTTAGCACCTGTCCCTTTAAGCCTCCCTCCTGAAAaaacccagtctgctctgattggccagcgttTCCAGGTCTTCTGCATCTGCACTCTCGGAATCTCTGCaccatcattgcagccggggaatgactgtagcAGCACTTTATACCTATATAAAGTATAGTTTTGACATCACAACTGCACAAGTCCTGAAGGCATGTTCAAAGGCACAATTTCAGAATACagatgtgtgcatttctctgtggattgtcATTTTGATACTTTGACAGTATTCATATAGTacctcgacctgctttataatcaaaaagACATTATTTTTACAATATGAGACCTTTAAACAAAAGTGACGCATCTCCAGCAGGTACCTGGGCACTGGAAGGGTACCAAGGgtccctctccttcctcttcttcttcctcttcatcgTTCTCGTTGTTCTCATTGTCCTCGGTCTCTGTCTCGTTGCCCGCCTCTTGGTCGTCGCGGCGCACGCTGACGCCCCTTTCAGCCTTGGACAGCCCATTTTCTATGCCCCGCCTACTTCCTCCTCTCACTGGAACATCCGAGTCACCGTTGGTCAAAGTCCGGGTGTTGATTAGACGCTGCCTctgtattacacacacacacacacacacacacacacacacacacacacacacacacacacacacagagttagtTTAAGTGTTTCACtgaacataaaatacaaattacaTTGAAGAATGTGAGGGTGTGGTAGGTCTAGGACACCACCAAAGGACATGCACAAATGTAggtcaaactaaaaaaaatacaaatctaTCAGTATGTTATATAAACATACTGATGGAACACCCTGATCATACAGCAGCTTCAATCGTCAATATGAAATTCAGACTTGGGCAACAGATTGCTATATTTACtgggaaaaataaaagcaaaaattcATCACTTTGTGACACTTGAAGTTGAGTTTTTTAGCTGTTCAGTGTGACACAGTTGACTGGCTCATTAGCGATCTAGGCTCTAGGTTTTCTTCTGATGGATATTTTGTTTGGTAGGACAGTCAGGAagatgtgtgtctttgtttgaagTCAAGAAAGAGACTTTAGTTATAAGCTAAGTGGGTTGCAGCTCAGTCTGTGGCTCTTTGTGTGTCATGTCTTACGCTCGGGCTGAACACtaacacttttattttgaaaatgcaaTTTGAAAGAGTAATTTCTTTGATTGCAAGAGCTGCGAATTTCAACTATAAAGTTGTGTAATAAATAGTGTTGTATCATGTCTTTATGTTTGGAAAGATATGCAGTGGGCTGTTCATGTATGACCAACAGAGTGGTGAATCTTTTTCTACAGACAAGTACAcataaatgtcagacagctagctcagcTGTGTAAATGACAGCTGGTGAACAGAGTTGTCAGAATATCCCTTTAAACATTTAGTCAGATATTAATGGTTTAATCTTGTAACCTTAAAGATTTCAATTGAGACATCCAAGATCCAGGGCTATGAAGCAGCTCATCCTGTCTgtgaagctaatgttagcactAGCTTAAGATGCTATGAAGCAGAGCTGTTGACTGTAGGTGTCATCAGTTGATATGGAAACATTGTAGGATGTGAATCACTAGGTGCCAAAAGCCAAAAATTCAGAAAATCCAtattatgtacttctttacaaatgaaataaatgccTTCTTCTTagaaaataattcatttttagaaatgtctcatgatatattgtctctagaagtggattattcaacttttgtttttgttaaagaaggaaaagaaaatcgctaTACTCAACACTATTGAATTGCAATACTTCTACAATCGCCAATATATGAAAATCGCAATAAAGTGCAATAAATCAAAttggcacccatgtatcgtgaaataATTGAATggggacaaaagcatattgtCCCAGCACTATGAATTACTAGAAGTTTGTCATCATTACAATAACTGGCCAAGCATGCAGCTGTTCCTGCAAACATGTATGAAGTAAAATAATTTGAGTATCTGCAGAGGAAAAACAACCTGGGTGGTGTTAGCACAGACAGGGTGCCATTATGAAACCAAAATatactttttctttgtttcttttagggcactttttttctcaaaacacagCAAGGGACCTGTAATCAGCAGAACACATATGTACAGGGTTCAACATTAGCACCATCTACCAGCCAAAATTTTGAACCCTGCACATGTATGCTGCAGGTAGGAGGTGGAATGAGATGACCAGGTGTCTACATCATGTCTTCAATGGTCCATGAGAAATGTACAAAAACACTTAAGGCCTAGAATCCTCAGTGGTTGAGCAGATTTGTAGGGCGGGGCCTCGCGCAGCACCAGATTACCTTGTTAAAGAGGCTGTCTGAAACACTTTTCCCTCCGAGGCAAAACACACTGCAGTCTGCTTCAAACTGGAAATGGCAGCaatttgttttgtctctctttATTTCGATCAAAAGTGCAGCTGTGGTGCGCCTGTGTGCATCCTGACCTCGGTGATAAGCATGCGGGAAGCCATGGTGAGGCGGGTTCTCGGGGAGAAGTGACTGGTGATCATGATTCTCATGCCCGCCTCGGAGAAGGACAGCTGGTGGGGGTACGCCGACATCAGCTCGTCCACCATCAGCACCGATGGCTTCCTGTGGTGGTTcgctgcaggacacacacacacacacacacacacacacacacacacacacacacacacacacacacaggtaattacacaatatacacaGGCACTTATGCTTATGCTGCTACTTATATTCCCACTGTACTTATTTATATTCATATGTATTCATGTTGACACTGTATGTTATGTTCACACTGCACTACAATATAAATAGTTTAATCTTTAGAAACACTCTTTTAAGTTAATCTTACTTTACTTCtacttaacatttttatttgttactgTAGCTATGTTACTTTATGTTACTGTACACTTATTGACTTGCtcttttcttactcttattttacCTTGAATTGGACTGTGAGCAACTGAAACTAAACAATTTCCCTTAGGGGATCAATATTCAAAAGGGGATCAAAAGTATTCAGATTCTGATTGAGTGGACTGATATGAATGtatctaactatctatctatcttactATAAATCGagtaatgtctgtgtgtgtgtgtgtgtgtgtgtgtgtgtgtgtgtgtgtgtggtgcggaTGATCTTGTTGTCAACACTTTGTATAATACACGTTTTCTCTTTCTTCAGTACCAAGTGAGATACTGGATTTTGCTCTGACCCAGCGACGTGTGAGGAGGTACTACACTGACAAGTACACATTTTGGAAATACACATACTCTAAAGAAgtaattattttataataaggTTATTACATAGGTAAACACATAGGTAAACACACCTATATGAAGGGTTAAGAGATGTTTCGATATCAAGTAACTTggtagggaaaaaaaagacattttgtctGTACCTGGTGATATACATTCTATCAAATTTGTATTGAATTTTCCGGCGACAGCTTCGTCCAAGATTAGTGCTACatatgttaaatggaaattagtTCATCACAGCCAATTGAGTATCAAAATTAGTATCTTTTGTAAAATACATAGAGGTTTAGAAATCTGACGTGAAGGTGACAGAGGTCTGGGGCTTCAATGCAGCACTGGAGTGGGCCCCCCCCCCAAGGACGATGGCAACTGTGAAAACACTGGATATACCATCCAGAAGGCAGACTTGAAGACTAAGGAATGGTTCACTGTTTATGAACACAACAGACgagaaaccttggcatatacatttggtgcatgtcaactgttctcCCTTTCATGAAAGtgatatgtttgtttgttgtgtgaataaagctgcattagtctgaACTCATTGTACTCAGCATTAGTTCAGTCTCCATCTCATTTCCAGATATTTCCCAGATATCACCAAGTATGGAGATGGAGCAGGgaggcgttattatggaacccacgcaacttctaggcaagaactgctcttcaatagcgttcacacgctactattggccaggcatccatgcttacacaaggtaacgtaacccgatttgttcaggttctatcccctgaccaatcggctattttaaccttaaccactcgaggtcaatgcttaaccccaaccaatcaagctgctttgtagggcgggacttgcctagaagttacgtgggatccataataacgcagCAGGGAGccatttagcttagcttagcataacaaACGGAAGCacagggaaacagctagtctgTCCTGAATTAAGAATACATTGACCAATCCCTCACTACTAAACATGTATTTCTTTTGTTGTAAGTGGTAAACAAACATAAACTATTTCCTGgttaaacaacagtttatccatCTGCCCAGTACTTATATGCGCCCAGCTGTTGAATccttgtaaaatataaagtgtaCCTTTCTTCAGTAGAACAGCGGTAGCATCACAGCCATCGTCTAGCTCAGCGTTATTGGCAGCTCCGTTCCTTAAACTAGACGGGTTCTTCTTCCGCCTCTCCAGGAAACGAACAATATGGGAGTTCATCCTGAAACGgacacatttatttaattatctcAACATTTATGTACAGCATATGTGAATCTGCCCCATGATTTGTGATTTTTGGATCACAAAACACTTTGCAGTTACTTACCAGTTTTGTTTGACTGACAATGGATTTATCGTGCTCCAATGTTTATCTACATTTGATATTTTATGTAGTGTCCTTTTTtcctaaatgtttccatcaacattAAATAACACTTTTTATTCCCAGGCCACAGTCAATTCAGATTGGCTGCACGGTGTGCATTATCTTCAGCTAACTGAAAGGTTCTGTGGTACTGTTCGTGCCGTGGTTTTTTGTGTCTGGGTTTTGTGCTTTGATCCTCTCCAGGTGTGCGCCCCTGCCGGTGACATCACACCCGCGAGCTGAAGCTGCTAAGCTGTGATAATCAGGAAGAAGCAAGACGTGGCCTCGCCAAGATTCAGCAGCCAGTGTGCCAGACGGCTGAATggaagcgtgtgtgtgttgctccAAAACAGCGTTGTAGTGTTTATTAGGATGTGTTAACCGAGTCCTGGTCGTTACTTTGTTAAAAACTTCGCTCTTTAGTTTACTTTTAGTGATTAATATTAATCTTAGTTTTTTTGTGGAGATCGCTTTGAGTTGTTTGTGATGTTCCTTGGTTTAACAATAAATTACTTTACCTTTGAACTGCTTCCACCTGTCCCGTTACATTTTGGCCATGGTATAAGTGAGATAATCCAATCTCACCCATTTGGTTTGAAAAATAATGTGCAGAACCGGACCATGAATATGACAGTTTCCTGCAGTTGCTTTACAACAACTTTTAATGTGAATAGGCACTGACACAGCAATATGGCTCTCAGAGAGCCTTCTGACTGGTGAAAACGAACAAATTTACACTGATATGCTTTTACAGGTGACTGCAATCAACGGATTGTGGCCGCTGTTTTAAAGTGCCCTTATTTTGTCAATGAATattctttaagaaaaaaagataaagtgTTGAACTTAATTATAGTACTTACTTCATGATCAAAATGTAGACGAAATACATCAGAATCAACGTGAGAGCTTCCCACCTGAAACGCACAATGAATTTAGCATGTGAATTATTCTGTAAATTACAATCTGAGACATGCAGTTCATTCTTGTAATTCATTTGAaacaatcaacatttatttaaaaattagACTTACCAAACCACTTTTTCGTCATAGATGAACTGTAATATGGAAAAGCGGAAAATGACAGAGAAGTGACAGTTTTAATCCTAGATTTAAATATGTAATTCACACAACCGTCGAAATCCCACATGTTGTCAACACACAAAGGCAAAATTACATGTGGACAATCACATCAGTCCAACCGGTTGTTAAGTTAAAAATATATTCATAATTCTCCTCGCAATAAACTCTAGCAGGAATCTTTGTAATTGcaatgttaaagctatagtgcgtcgTTTTTTGTCGCCCCAATgatgaaagtaatgacaacactgtcGGAGGATCCGCATGCCTTAGGTGATCCCGCACCACTCCCACCACTCCTCCATGCAGCTGCTAATAGTGTTTATCCCATCAAATCAAGGACATGGACTCTTCAGGAGAAGTAATTAACTTGTAATTTAAATTTTACTTCGGTCATTTTAGTTCTTCTGCTGAACGTGTAGCTCTTTTCCTAGCAGTACAATCATTGGCCAAAACATTTCGTTGGTGCTTCTTCGGGTTTTCAGCCATGCCTTCACCTGTTGCAGCACTCCTCTTCCTTTCCAAAGCTAAAcgctgctgttgtcctttctcagcggtgacGTAAAATGCATCACTCAAGCTGCTGCATGGGAATGTCGCCagactacaccattttgtaaacgtagccatactgagaactACAGAGAGCTTTTTGTGGCGCTGATAGGCTTAataagctttgtatcaactcatttggcaatggcttgaacgtaactttcattaatataaaatagtggCACACTGTAGCTTTAATATGACTGTGTTTGGGTAATATCAAGATGTTCCTTACCACTATAAGAGCAGAGATAGACAGGGTGTAGTACGTAGAGTCTCTGAGCAGAGGCCAGCGGGAGAGACGAATTGcctgggagacagacagacagacagacagacacagaggagtGAGATGATGCAACTGAACTACATTTTTTGTCCTGTTGAGTAACACATCCCACAAGGTACTCACTGCTGTGCACTACTAACAAGATAAACcaagctctctgtgtgtgtgtgtatgtgtgtgtcggtTTTGGCCTTACATAACATGTAATctaaataggaaaaaaaaatctttcaagtatGTTTCTCTTTTCCTCCCAGGATTAAAGCAGTGAACGAGACAGATATGGTTTTCTGACACACACTTTTGctgcactttttctttttttttttttaaaggtatcAACTTGGGCGTACTGCAGaaaattctaaataaaatattattctTTAACAACGTCGGTCGGCTCATGGATGCATACTTAACAGTGCAGTGTTGAAAATGCTTGGTAATGTTTTTGCGTGAATGTTGGGAGGAAacatggaaagagagagagaaacagacataggtacgtgtgtgtgcgtgtgtctgtgtattgcACTATACCTCTAGGGCGAATATCCCACAGACTCCAATAATGCAGAGGATGTTGAAGACGGCCGAGCCCACGATGGTGCCAACCCCGACATCACCTTTCGTGATGAAAACTCCTGCAGCAGATTGCAAACACAAATTATCACACTTCCATCTTTATAAATACTATTAaagtagttgtacatttttattcccaacttgtatatatgtttgtacattctttccttcatttattatttcttgtatattatgtatgtgtgctgtgtgtctgatattttgctgctacagcactgaaatttcccaatttgggatcaataaggtctatctaatctaatctaaagctATTGGTTCACATCTtttggttgtgtgtatttggtgATGTTGACATGGTTCTGTGGTGTGATTGTAGTCAAAAAGCCACCTGATCCACAATGCTATATTAGCCCTGCTAACGGTAACTGAATAATAATTGAGTTtgcataaaaacaaaacaataattttCAGTTGAAGTctctatatatttatgttttttatatttatgttcaCAGGGACCTTATTCTGAAAAAGTTAATGACATTTAACTTGGGGTAAATCTGAGCGTCACCAGACGTTTATTGAAATAAGAAATTAAAAATTctgtcacattttttttcctttttctgtgAAATATGGGACACGTACTTCTTGAAACCTCGACtaattagttgactaatcggtcgttttggtcttagtcgactaagatttctttagtctattagtcattttttatgcttattcatgcttaattactcatttccaagaaacttatgagcacatttatggtaaacacaagatttaaagtggtgcttttgcaggattaattgtggagaaactcagttttacagatggttaattaactacatttatattgtgcttttctagtcttaaccacctctcaaagcgcacagctc from Perca flavescens isolate YP-PL-M2 chromosome 17, PFLA_1.0, whole genome shotgun sequence includes:
- the slc24a3 gene encoding sodium/potassium/calcium exchanger 3, which codes for MARVVVEGMPESAVGGGVMLNRRRSKGRRRKRKELLAIQMCLAGVLLGLVVGLKSVAQKAGYHVSSSVVDEGARWESRHLLQEVYDNESKLYSEPAKNCTEPAIHEFPRDYFTNQERVDGAVGLHVLCTVYMFLALALVCDDYFVPSLEKICERLQLSEDVAGATFMAAGSSAPELFTSVIGVFITKGDVGVGTIVGSAVFNILCIIGVCGIFALEAIRLSRWPLLRDSTYYTLSISALIVFIYDEKVVWWEALTLILMYFVYILIMKMNSHIVRFLERRKKNPSSLRNGAANNAELDDGCDATAVLLKKANHHRKPSVLMVDELMSAYPHQLSFSEAGMRIMITSHFSPRTRLTMASRMLITERQRLINTRTLTNGDSDVPVRGGSRRGIENGLSKAERGVSVRRDDQEAGNETETEDNENNENDEEEEEEEGEGPLVPFQCPAGVFNKLKWLVAWPLCLLLYFTVPNCAKPRWENYFMLSFFCSTLWIAAFSYIMVWMVTVIGFTLGIPDVIMGITFLAAGTSVPDCMASLIVARQGMGDMAVSNSIGSNVFDILVGLGLPWALQTLAINYGSDIKLNSKGLIFSVGLLLASVFMTVLGVHLNKWTLDKRLGFMCLLLYSVFLCFSCLIEYNIFTFVNLPTCRDD